The Neodiprion fabricii isolate iyNeoFabr1 chromosome 4, iyNeoFabr1.1, whole genome shotgun sequence genome window below encodes:
- the LOC124180353 gene encoding proteasome subunit beta type-4: MIAQNTLKAQVSQNMAFLGEANRYSPFLAAQNDSFHSASYDLSANTLVPDIYGSQRSQAPLTTATSVVGLQFKDGVVIAADVLGSYGSLARFRNCQRIMKVNDNIILGAGGDYADFQYLKNIIEQKILEEECLDDGFSLKPKSLHCWLTRVMYNRRSKFDPFWNNFIIAGLEYGQPFMGTVDKLGTAYIDPVIATGYGAYMATPLLRKALESKPDLNKEEAIDILTKAMQVLFYRDARSFPKYQIGIISKEGIEIRGPLTLESNWELAHMIG; this comes from the exons ATGATTGCGCAGAACACACTGAAAGCACAAGTCAGTCAAAACATGGCGTTTCTGGGCGAAGCTAATCGTTATTCTCCGTTTTTGGCAGCGCAAAATGACTCGTTTCATAGTGCTTCGTATGATTTGTCAGCCAATACTTTGGTCCCAGACATTTACGGTTCACAACGATCACA GGCACCATTGACTACCGCGACTTCAGTAGTTGGACTTCAATTCAAAGATGGAGTTGTGATAGCAGCTGATGTGCTCGGGTCGTACGGGTCATTGGCCCGCTTCCGAAATTGTCAGCGCATAATGAAGGTCAATGACAATATCATTTTGGGAGCTGGTGGAGATTATGCAGATTTTCAGTACCTGAAGAACATCATTGAACAAAAGAT ACTTGAAGAAGAATGCCTAGATGATGGATTCTCCTTGAAACCTAAATCACTGCACTGTTGGTTGACTAGAGTAATGTACAATAGGCGCTCGAAATTCGATCCGTTTTGGAACAATTTTATCATCGCTGGACTGGAATATGGACAGCC GTTCATGGGAACGGTAGACAAGCTCGGAACAGCTTACATTGATCCTGTGATTGCAACTGGTTACGGAGCTTACATGGCTACACCTCTGTTAAGAAAGGCTCTAGAGTCTAAGCCAGATTTGAATAAAGAAGAAGCTATAGATATTTTGACCAAAGCCATGCAGGTTCTCTTTTACAGAGATGCCAGATCATTTCCAAAG TACCAAATTGGAATCATAAGTAAAGAAGGAATAGAGATTAGGGGACCACTGACACTAGAAAGCAACTGGGAGCTTGCTCACATGATTGGATAA
- the LOC124180674 gene encoding uncharacterized protein LOC124180674: protein MARHADANPYLRCNIVNNDSSEEISLNNGNVVASILPNDSSPYEPQSSVTWNNLAHEAKDNSSEYGCSNSDAICEDDSNSQSMGEEGSTRLKNYFRTQLADCFIENNIDNVQANSILTVLRSHCCLASRPEDVRILIGTCNRRVELIDVEPGKYWHGKPKDPNNFFKMFINEIQEMLHS from the exons ATGGCGAGGCATGCCGATGCTAATCCTTATTTACGTTGCAACATCGTCAATAATGATAGTTCTGAGGAAATATCTTTGAATAATGGAAACGTTGTAGCATCTATTTTACCAAATGATAGTTCTCCTTACGAACCGCAAAGTTCAGTTACGTGGAATAACTTAGCTCACGAGGCGAAAGATAATTCTTCCGAATATGGGTGTTCAAATTCAGATGCTATCTGTGAAGATGATAGTAACAGTCAGTCTATGGGTGAAGAAGGCAGTActcgattaaaaaattactttcgaACACAGTTAGCTGATTGTTTTATTGAGAATAACATCGACAATGTTCAGGCGAACTCAATACTTACAGTTCTCAGATCACATTGCTGTTTGGCTTCTCGTCCAGAAGATGTAAGAATATTGATTGGGACTTGCAATCGTCGCGTTGAATTGATTGATGTTGAACCCGGAAAATATTGGCAT GGTAAGCCGAAAGATCCGAACAATTTCTTTAAAATGTTCATAAATGAAATCCAAGAG ATGCTTCATAGCTGA
- the LOC124180349 gene encoding methionine aminopeptidase 1D, mitochondrial: MRRVTMLKTFNKTITTQPACTFFKNFFKRESKISSETNLKTSFGKYGIVKPWPIVSDRKSVPSYIPKPSYAESSIPCDRLKEAEIKDKNQIECMRHSCILARQILGKVRNFLKVGFTTEQLDAKLHQLIINNGAYPSPLNYQGFPKSICTSINNVACHGIPDSRPLHNGDILNVDITVFLNGYHGDCSAMFKVGEVDEEARQLIDATETCLSKAISICKPNENFSSIGQIIEETAQKHGFGIVPAFAGHGIGNYFHGPPDIYHFKNDEPGKMQTGMTFTIEPVLTQGGPDVEILEDGWTAVTTDNARTAQAEHTILITDTGSEILTQ, encoded by the exons ATGAGACGTGTCACAATGTTGAAAACTTTCAATAAGACAATTACCACTCAACCGGCatgtacatttttcaaaaactttttcaaacgaGAGTCAAAG ATTTCATCAGAGACGAACCTAAAAACTTCTTTTGGCAAGTATGGCATTGTCAAACCATGGCCAATTGTCTCTGATAGAAAAAGTGTACCTTCTTACATCCCAAAACCATCTTATGCCGAATCGTCAATTCCTTGTGACAGACTGAAGGAAGCAGAAATCAAAGATAAAAACCAAATAGAATGCATGAGGCACAGCTGTATTTTGGCCAGGCAAATATTAGGCAAAGTTCGAAATTTCTTAAAG GTTGGTTTCACAACCGAACAGTTGGACGCTAAACTTCATCAATTGATTATTAACAATGGAGCTTATCCCAGTCCTTTGAATTATCAGGGTTTTCCAAAGTCAATTTGTACAAGCATAAATAATGTTGCTTGTCACGGAATCCCGGACAGTAGACCTTTGCACAATGGCGATATACTCAACGTTGATATAACG GTATTTTTGAATGGGTACCATGGCGATTGTTCTGCAATGTTCAAGGTAGGCGAAGTTGATGAAGAAGCTCGCCAATTGATCGATGCAACAGAAACATGCCTATCTAAAGCTATTTCTATATGTAAacccaatgaaaatttctcttcaaTTG GTCAGATTATTGAGGAAACAGCGCAAAAACATGGCTTTGGAATTGTTCCCGCTTTTGCAGGCCATGGCATTGGCAATTACTTCCATGGACCTCCAGACATTTATCACTTCA aaaacgaCGAACCTGGAAAGATGCAGACTGGAATGACATTCACAATTGAACCTGTACTGACACAAGGTGGGCCTGACGTAGAAATCCTGGAGGATGGCTGGACGGCAGTGACCACAGACAATGCACGTACTGCTCAAGCGGAGCACACCATTCTCATTACTGATACAGGCAGTGAAATTCTGACTCAATAA